actagccttatgaaccgattttgcatgtacaaccagccttaaagtttgtagtctatgattgttcattattttagtatgtgggtatttttgcattttgtaatttttcctcagtcacccgttgaccacggacgctgtaaagagttcgaaacgtcgggatgtattataaattcaatatacgcgatataatccgttttcatacttttttaattgactaagtaaactttatattataagaaaattgtttatccaaaatccgatcgctctctaaaattgtgtcacatatatCACTAACCCTAGCACAGGCCccggtctttttgggctgttactgcacactatgtctttaaacgctggcttaaattaaaatgtataattagaaatagtgaaaagtttgttgtatatatttaatgaataaaaatatgaaatatgaaattacCTTACCTATGATAAATTTAACGCATTTTGCTCCCAGTCCTAAATCGACGAGCGTGATTTTAGCGTTTGACACAGCGAGTAGCGCGGCGAGCGCGAGCAGCGAGCGGGTGAGCGGCGacatggcggcggcggcggcgagagCGGCGACGAGCCGACGAGAATGGAGACATAGCAACGCCGATCCCATTATATTATAGCGTGGCGCATGGGTAGCGAATCGTTTAGGATGATTAAATTCTTCTGATTAAACGATTCGTCTTTAGGAGTAGTTATAAATAATGTTGATTTATTGTGATGAAGTGACAAATGATATCACTAAAGATTTAGCTTAAAGAAGATTAAACAATAGGTAGGAGTTGCTTGTCGATCGCCATCTTGGTGATATTGAGccgtgatattttttttgtttttgctcattagtttaaagtgtaatactgtttaaagtgtaatattgatagtctattatgcagtaaaatatgcagtgtgcggataatgaagaattaatctagatacgagtttatccgccgttctggcgtcaacgccaagtagctccacgtggcccttgtatagtcctggggcccatttctcgaacggtataagtctaatattattagtgtgttgccatggtaacccatacgatttgacagttcgtggactaataatattagtctaataccgtccGAGAAATAGACCGACAACGTTGCGCTCTATAAGCATTTGTAATTCCTATTACCAAATCAAAATACGTCGTCATTGGCAAAATCCTTCCTGGACCACAGGATAACCACAAAGACAAAAACACAGAGGGGAAAGCCACATAGGTAATTAGATAACACACAAAAACAATAGGTAATTAATATggtaaaaacaataattaatatgGTAGTCATGTAATCAATGTGCACAGACTTGCGTTTGGGATTGTTTTCAGGGTATACTAGACTAGACTAGTGTCGTATGACATCATCGTAAACTTAGGGCGTGTGAGGGAAGTCAGGTACGGTACAGACCTGGGATATCTGCAAAACAAAAAGTTTACCGAAAAGTTTACACGTTATGAATGGGACGTAATTTAGTAAATTTTTCTATAGGTATTTATTCTCTGCAGGGCTAGCACATGATCGGAGCGAgaatatctcgccgcgacatagactacccgtccctctttaattcatacagttagtaaaagacgggtagtctatctcgcggcgagatactgtcgcgccaatcatgtgctcggtcTACTGAGATCTCATgaataatatgaaatataaaatattatcttattgCGATAGGTACTTGCCAAAGTATACCAATTAGAAGGTATAAGACACattttacctaattatttatcaaggaaacaaaaaaaactacaaataacatcgaaatgccgggaTGTGCCCCTAGCCAGCCGTGTTTCAAGTTGAATCGAAGaacttcgctcgctcgttcgaatATGTGCTAAAGAAATTACAGAATAAGGAAAAGTCAAAGCAGGaagtcaataaataaatgatttaagtaTGGCGTCTAGAAAAAATCTTGCCGGAACATCAATAAGCAATTGCTTACTTTTGTCTTTTAGGCTTCTGAAACACCTACATTTATTACGTTACGTGTATActttgtttcaaaatatttatatcagtacggtttcactcactattatttttaatcgcttttggcgacatattTCGCCAAGCACAtccatgtcgccaaaagcgattaaaaataatagtgagtgaaacgaTACTGATCTTAATGTTTTgaagtatgtctcacgatagtttaatttcgattattgtATACTTTGTTTACTTTGTTTGTTCCAAAGTAACTACTTAATACTAATGCCtactgtatgtatgtacctactcgtaggtaccatgtaatttttgcCGCTGTGCTACATGGCTCTCTCTGTATTGTAGTTACGTTTAAAACATTACGGGGTTAGACTCCGACCACACTAACTAATTGTACACTGGCTTGGCATTGAAAAtgcatacatacaaaaaataaaaaaaaatacaaaaaatctttatttaataaattagcaatatataatgatttaaagggatggagccgcccagtaagcataagaatgcctgtgtcgggagacaccgctcttccctaaCTATGTTTTTACACAGAAACAATAACACGACTAATACaatcaattctaaatttaacatgctaactataaactataactatgtaaataaagtaacctaaactaaacaaacatatagattaatctaacattttagaattaacatttatattacattaggaattaaaagaaacacaatttaaacatacACAATTTATACATATCCCATAGGATCGCAATACATAACGCAGAACTTGGAAACATGTATCAGGATCAGGAGTTTAAGGTTATTAATATCaagataattaaaataatgacaatctcacaattcaattatttaaacatttatttcatacTTTCAACTCACTCAAATCTGCGCTCTTACAACTCTTTAGCGCCTGTAGTCAATTCTGCACACCTGGGTGATATTCCATGAGAGAGGTCCACACTCGGGGTCTTTCTCACAGGAAGCGTATGCGGGTGATAGCACGGTGTCGCCAAGCGCATGCACTTGTGCCGGTGGAAATATTTGGACCGACGGATGGGGGTATTTGTTGCACACGTAAACTATCTGCTTTGAGATATTTCCGTTGCCGGTTGCTGAGCAGAACTGCATCATATAatcaataaatgtttaaatcACCTAGCTAGGCGAGAGAAGTctaaatttattcataaaaacaattgttattatttttataacatcattattattcaTTGCAATCTGTACCCAGTCATAGGCATGTATAGAAATAAGAAGAAACTACAAATATTGAAGATAAAAGAGCCAAGAGTTCAAGAAGTTACATTTTCTACTACATATACTATATTATTGAATTatgctttaaaataatataaaatagattAAGTAGacctttttattttgtaaaaactaaatataattatttttctcataGAAACTCGAAAGTATGTCAATGCGTACAACAAGATACTCGCAAAAATACTGTTTTCTTGCTAACATTTAATTAATCTCTACAGTAAGTAACAAAACATACAACAATAAGAAGCGTACAACAAGATACTCGcaaaaatactgtttttttgCTAACATTTAATCAATCTCTACAGTAAGTAACAAaaggataaaattaaataaaaaacaaactacaaataattttagttcaaaactaaaactaaatctacCCAAAAAACcccaattataaaaataattatgttttgtgcATGAACTTACGTTGGGAATATCTTTCAGTACTTCATTATGCCCGTCGGTCTCCAGCATAAAGTTAAAGCTACCGCTAACGTGGTTAATCCTCGGAGGAATGTCTGAAAATAGAAACGcccttaaaaagtaaaaataagtattaatttttttttaataatatttatttcaaaccgAGACCAAAGCtggttactttaaaaaaatgtgtaacgAAGTCCATCTAATTTTAAGTCCATTTTATTTCCTAccaaaaaaaacaataccttgatattattaagtttatttaaaaaatgactTCGTTACCCATTGTGAATCCTTGGCAAAGTCCTCCACAAAGGGGAGGTGTGGGCGTGACAGTAGCATCagcggcggcgagcagcgcggcgAGTGCGAG
This DNA window, taken from Cydia strobilella chromosome 4, ilCydStro3.1, whole genome shotgun sequence, encodes the following:
- the LOC134741115 gene encoding uncharacterized protein LOC134741115 encodes the protein MTPLSRSLLALAALLAAADATVTPTPPLCGGLCQGFTMDIPPRINHVSGSFNFMLETDGHNEVLKDIPNFCSATGNGNISKQIVYVCNKYPHPSVQIFPPAQVHALGDTVLSPAYASCEKDPECGPLSWNITQVCRIDYRR